A single region of the Streptomyces virginiae genome encodes:
- a CDS encoding YdbC family protein, protein MLVKWIRCTVTDRRGFERGQRKWAGLPGEPGFRGQGGGWSRGRQGVAHVFAFWESRSFYDSFMARSHDRLAASQNGTYTDLRVTLFDHRFDVKTGFEPRFTDADVVRVAHTRVREGRVDHFALMQEKVWNPAMAGSPGMIRGLFGEAPGREFLVLSMWHAAAEHGKYRQERVERLSLRAQIQADVEALTGDVVDLEPSWTV, encoded by the coding sequence GTGCTGGTCAAGTGGATTCGCTGCACGGTGACGGACCGACGCGGGTTCGAGCGCGGGCAGCGAAAATGGGCGGGGCTGCCGGGCGAGCCGGGATTCCGGGGGCAGGGTGGCGGCTGGAGCCGGGGCCGGCAGGGGGTCGCGCATGTCTTCGCGTTCTGGGAGAGCCGGTCCTTCTACGACTCCTTCATGGCCCGTTCGCACGACCGGCTGGCCGCCTCCCAGAACGGCACCTACACCGATCTGCGGGTCACCCTCTTCGACCACCGCTTCGACGTGAAGACCGGCTTCGAGCCGCGCTTCACCGATGCCGACGTCGTGCGGGTCGCGCACACCCGGGTCAGGGAGGGGCGGGTCGACCACTTCGCCCTCATGCAGGAGAAGGTGTGGAATCCGGCGATGGCGGGCTCGCCCGGCATGATCCGGGGCCTCTTCGGGGAGGCTCCGGGTCGGGAGTTCCTGGTGCTCTCGATGTGGCACGCCGCCGCCGAGCACGGCAAGTACCGGCAGGAGCGGGTCGAGCGGCTCTCCCTGCGCGCCCAGATCCAGGCCGACGTCGAGGCCCTCACCGGCGATGTCGTCGACCTCGAACCCTCCTGGACGGTATGA
- the nrdR gene encoding transcriptional regulator NrdR, giving the protein MHCPFCRHPDSRVVDSRTTDDGTSIRRRRQCPDCSRRFTTVETASLMVIKRSGVTEPFSRTKVISGVRKACQGRPVTEDALAKLGQRVEEALRATGSAELTTHDVGLAILGPLQELDLVAYLRFASVYKAFDTLEDFETAIAELRVPRSHPEECELGRTAQVPVPASAAD; this is encoded by the coding sequence ATGCACTGCCCCTTCTGCAGGCACCCCGACAGCCGCGTCGTCGACAGCCGCACCACGGACGACGGCACGTCGATCCGCAGGCGCCGTCAGTGCCCCGACTGCTCCCGTCGCTTCACGACGGTGGAGACGGCCTCGCTGATGGTGATCAAGCGCAGCGGGGTGACGGAACCCTTCAGCCGTACCAAGGTCATCTCCGGCGTGCGCAAGGCGTGCCAGGGGCGGCCGGTCACCGAGGACGCCCTCGCCAAGCTCGGCCAGCGGGTCGAGGAGGCGCTGCGCGCCACCGGGAGTGCCGAGCTGACCACCCACGACGTGGGTCTGGCCATACTCGGCCCGTTGCAGGAGCTCGACCTGGTCGCGTACCTGCGGTTCGCTTCCGTCTACAAAGCTTTCGACACCCTTGAAGACTTCGAGACCGCTATCGCGGAACTCCGCGTTCCGCGGTCTCATCCTGAAGAGTGCGAGCTCGGGAGGACCGCCCAGGTCCCCGTGCCCGCCTCCGCCGCCGACTGA
- a CDS encoding histidine phosphatase family protein produces MVRPRRIVLVRHGESEGNADDSVYEREPDHALRLTPTGREQAATAGVRLRELFGAETISAYVSPYRRTLQSFRELRLDPTRVRMREEPRLREQDWGNWQDRNDVRLQKAYRDAYGHFFYRFAQGESGADVYDRVGSFLESLYRSFEAPDHPQNVLLVTHGLTMRLFCMRWFHWSVAEFEALSNPGNGEFRMLLLGPDGRYRMDRPFERWTTPEPYDLDG; encoded by the coding sequence ATGGTTCGACCACGGCGCATCGTCCTTGTCCGACACGGGGAATCGGAGGGGAACGCCGACGACTCCGTGTACGAGCGGGAGCCCGACCACGCACTGCGGCTGACCCCCACCGGACGCGAGCAGGCAGCGACGGCCGGCGTCCGGCTGCGCGAGCTCTTCGGCGCCGAGACGATCAGCGCGTACGTCTCCCCGTACCGCCGTACCCTGCAGAGCTTCCGTGAGCTCCGGCTGGACCCGACCCGGGTGCGGATGCGCGAGGAGCCGCGCCTGCGCGAGCAGGACTGGGGGAACTGGCAGGACCGGAACGACGTACGACTGCAGAAGGCGTACCGGGACGCGTACGGGCACTTCTTCTACCGGTTCGCGCAGGGCGAGTCGGGGGCCGACGTGTACGACAGGGTCGGGTCCTTTCTGGAAAGCCTCTACCGCAGCTTCGAGGCCCCCGACCACCCCCAGAACGTGCTGCTGGTGACGCACGGGCTGACGATGCGACTGTTCTGCATGCGCTGGTTCCACTGGTCCGTGGCCGAATTCGAGGCCCTGTCCAATCCGGGCAACGGCGAATTCCGGATGCTCCTGCTCGGACCGGACGGCCGGTACCGGATGGACCGCCCGTTTGAGCGGTGGACCACACCCGAGCCTTATGACCTGGACGGCTAG
- a CDS encoding DUF4153 domain-containing protein, producing MSENTGGADVARTEGAADAQATAGGSPAKPNPAGDPSARPNQADGRHTGAAGPPPGVQFGAAPPNPWQVQQRSTPPSWATLVRPAEAAPIRTATLVAVLASGLATALLLGDGMGPGLLLAVVPAVVAAYVAAREARRGARPWTVAWVIGCIALLAVPALRDSAWPATLAILSAVLLGALALHGSRTWPGVLLSPLGFLDAAVSGVAWLLKGLRARGGGNKDRWLPIAKATVVAAVLLLLFGALFASADAAFADLLGDLMPDVSVEDGPVRFMLFLLGTILALAAARTAAAPLRWDRIKVAPGKPRSRVEWALPLVVLNLLFAGFNAVQLAVLFGGYDKVLKSTDLTYAEYAREGFWQLLWATLLTLAVIALALRWAPRSGAGDRRFVRIVLGVLCALTLVVVASALRRMDLYVEAYGLTRLRVSVAAMELWLGLVIVLIMAAGLFGGRWPARAFAGSAAAAVLAFGLLSPDGMVAERNVARFEEDAKIDLSYFQSLSADAVPGLDRLPEPQRSCALRGINDELAEAGDVPWYAMSWGEYRARQILRDRPVTASYEVCSRLGAFGSRVEY from the coding sequence ATGTCAGAGAACACGGGCGGGGCGGACGTAGCCCGGACCGAGGGCGCGGCCGACGCACAGGCCACGGCCGGGGGTTCACCGGCGAAGCCGAACCCGGCCGGAGATCCGTCGGCGAGGCCGAACCAGGCCGACGGCAGACACACCGGCGCGGCCGGCCCGCCCCCGGGCGTGCAGTTCGGCGCGGCGCCCCCGAACCCCTGGCAGGTGCAGCAGCGTTCGACCCCGCCCTCCTGGGCCACACTGGTGCGACCCGCCGAGGCCGCCCCCATCCGGACCGCGACCCTCGTCGCCGTCCTCGCCTCCGGACTCGCCACCGCGCTGCTGCTCGGCGACGGCATGGGTCCGGGGCTGCTGCTCGCGGTGGTGCCCGCCGTCGTCGCGGCCTACGTCGCCGCCCGTGAGGCCCGGCGCGGTGCGCGTCCCTGGACCGTGGCCTGGGTGATCGGCTGTATAGCCCTGCTCGCGGTCCCGGCCCTGCGCGACTCCGCCTGGCCGGCCACGCTGGCGATCCTGTCCGCCGTCCTGCTGGGCGCGCTGGCCCTGCACGGCAGCCGTACCTGGCCCGGGGTCCTGCTCAGCCCGCTCGGGTTCCTCGACGCCGCCGTGTCCGGGGTCGCCTGGCTGCTGAAGGGCCTGCGCGCACGCGGCGGCGGCAACAAGGACCGCTGGCTGCCCATCGCCAAGGCGACCGTGGTGGCCGCGGTCCTGCTGCTGCTCTTCGGCGCGCTGTTCGCCTCCGCCGACGCCGCCTTCGCCGATCTGCTGGGCGACCTGATGCCCGACGTGTCCGTCGAGGACGGGCCCGTCCGCTTCATGCTCTTCCTCCTCGGCACGATCCTCGCGCTCGCCGCGGCCCGCACCGCCGCGGCCCCGCTGCGCTGGGACCGGATCAAGGTGGCTCCGGGCAAGCCGCGTTCCCGTGTCGAATGGGCCCTTCCGCTCGTCGTGCTCAACCTGCTCTTCGCCGGCTTCAACGCCGTACAGCTGGCCGTCCTGTTCGGCGGTTACGACAAGGTCCTCAAGAGCACCGACCTGACCTACGCCGAATACGCCCGGGAGGGCTTCTGGCAACTGCTCTGGGCCACCCTGCTCACCCTCGCCGTGATCGCGCTCGCCCTGCGCTGGGCCCCGCGCTCCGGAGCGGGCGACCGCCGCTTCGTCCGGATCGTCCTCGGGGTGCTGTGCGCGCTGACGCTGGTCGTCGTCGCCTCGGCGCTGCGCCGGATGGACCTCTACGTGGAGGCGTACGGGCTGACCAGGCTGCGTGTGTCGGTGGCCGCGATGGAGCTGTGGCTCGGGCTGGTCATCGTACTGATCATGGCGGCCGGGCTGTTCGGCGGACGCTGGCCGGCGCGCGCCTTCGCGGGCAGTGCGGCCGCGGCCGTTCTGGCCTTCGGCCTGCTCTCCCCGGACGGGATGGTCGCCGAGCGCAACGTGGCCCGCTTCGAGGAGGACGCGAAGATCGACCTCTCCTACTTCCAGTCCCTGTCGGCGGACGCCGTTCCCGGCCTGGACCGGCTGCCCGAGCCGCAGCGGTCCTGCGCCCTGCGCGGGATCAACGACGAGCTGGCCGAGGCCGGGGACGTCCCCTGGTATGCGATGAGCTGGGGCGAGTACCGGGCCCGGCAGATCCTGCGCGACCGTCCGGTGACCGCCTCGTACGAGGTCTGCTCGCGCCTGGGCGCCTTCGGCAGCCGCGTCGAGTACTAG
- a CDS encoding vitamin B12-dependent ribonucleotide reductase, translating to MTETASSSARGSRAKGTKAAKGGLRIERIHTTPGVHPYDEVSWERRDVVMTNWRDGSVNFEQRGVEFPDFWSVNAVNIVTSKYFRGAVGTPQRETGLKQLIDRIVKTYTKAGEDFDYFSSPADAEIFEHELTYALLHQIFSFNSPVWFNVGTPQPQQVSACFILAVDDSMESILDWYKEEGMIFKGGSGAGLNLSRIRSSKELLSSGGNASGPVSFMRGADASAGTIKSGGATRRAAKMVVLDVDHPDVEAFIETKVKEEEKIRALRDAGFDMDLGGDDITSVQYQNANNSVRVNDEFMTAVENGTQFGLRARMTGEVIEKVDAKALFRKLAEAAWACADPGIQYDGVINNWHTCPESGRITASNPCSEYMHLDNTSCNLASLNLMKFLNDDGKGNQSFDAERFAKVVELVITAMDISICFADFPTQKIGDNTRAFRQLGIGYANLGALLMATGHAYDSDGGRTLAASITSLMTGTAYKRSAELAAIVGPYDGYARNAESHKRVMKQHADANAVAPRTEDLDNSIWAAATEAWQDVLRLGEKNGFRNSQASVLAPTGTIGLAMSCDTTGVEPDLALVKFKKLVGGGSMQIVNGTVPQALRRLGYQEEQIEAIVSHIAEHGVVVDAPGLKAEHYSVFDCAMGERSISAMGHVRMMAAIQPWISGAISKTVNMPETATVEEIEEIYFEAWKMGVKALAIYRDNCKVGQPLSAKKKEQEKEEVTAKAEETIRATVEKVIEYRPVRKRLPKGRPGITTSFTVGGAEGYMTANSYPDDGLGEVFLKMSKQGSTLAGMMDAFSIAVSVGLQYGVPLETYVSKFTNMRFEPAGMTDDPDVRMAQSIVDYIFRRLALDFLPFETRSALGIHTAEERQRHLDTGSYEPLDDELDTESLMQAAPLAAVPSAPKPVMTPSVPSPKTAHSSAELVEMQLGVSADAPLCFSCGTKMQRAGSCYICEGCGSTSGCS from the coding sequence ATGACAGAGACGGCGAGCAGCTCGGCACGTGGTTCCCGCGCCAAGGGGACCAAGGCTGCCAAGGGCGGCCTGCGTATCGAGCGCATCCACACCACCCCGGGCGTGCACCCTTACGACGAGGTGAGCTGGGAACGCCGTGACGTCGTCATGACCAACTGGCGCGACGGCTCGGTCAACTTCGAGCAGCGTGGCGTGGAGTTCCCCGACTTCTGGTCGGTGAACGCGGTCAACATCGTCACCAGCAAGTACTTCCGCGGCGCCGTCGGCACCCCGCAGCGCGAGACCGGTCTCAAGCAGCTCATCGACCGGATCGTGAAGACGTACACGAAGGCCGGCGAGGACTTCGACTACTTCTCCTCGCCCGCCGACGCGGAGATCTTCGAGCACGAGCTGACCTACGCCCTGCTCCACCAGATCTTCAGCTTCAACTCCCCGGTGTGGTTCAACGTCGGTACGCCCCAGCCGCAGCAGGTCTCCGCCTGCTTCATCCTGGCCGTCGACGACTCCATGGAGTCGATCCTCGACTGGTACAAGGAAGAGGGCATGATCTTCAAGGGCGGCTCCGGCGCCGGCCTGAACCTCTCCCGCATCCGCTCCTCCAAGGAGCTCCTCTCCTCCGGCGGCAACGCCTCCGGCCCGGTCTCCTTCATGCGTGGCGCCGACGCGTCCGCAGGAACGATCAAGTCCGGTGGCGCCACCCGCCGCGCGGCCAAGATGGTCGTCCTGGACGTGGACCACCCGGACGTCGAGGCCTTCATCGAGACCAAGGTGAAGGAGGAGGAGAAGATCCGCGCCCTGCGCGACGCGGGCTTCGACATGGACCTGGGCGGCGACGACATCACGTCCGTCCAGTACCAGAACGCCAACAACTCCGTCCGCGTGAACGACGAGTTCATGACGGCGGTCGAGAACGGCACCCAGTTCGGCCTGCGGGCCCGGATGACCGGTGAGGTCATCGAGAAGGTCGACGCCAAGGCGCTCTTCCGCAAGCTCGCCGAGGCCGCGTGGGCCTGCGCCGACCCGGGCATCCAGTACGACGGTGTGATCAACAACTGGCACACCTGCCCCGAGTCCGGCCGCATCACCGCGTCCAACCCGTGCAGCGAGTACATGCACCTGGACAACACGTCCTGCAACCTCGCCTCGCTCAACCTGATGAAGTTCCTGAACGACGACGGCAAGGGCAACCAGTCCTTCGACGCCGAGCGCTTCGCCAAGGTCGTCGAGCTCGTCATCACCGCGATGGACATCTCCATCTGCTTCGCGGACTTCCCGACGCAGAAGATCGGCGACAACACCCGCGCCTTCCGCCAGCTGGGCATCGGCTACGCCAACCTCGGCGCCCTGCTGATGGCCACCGGGCACGCGTACGACTCCGACGGCGGCCGCACCCTCGCCGCGTCGATCACCTCGCTGATGACCGGTACCGCGTACAAGCGCTCCGCCGAGCTGGCCGCCATCGTCGGTCCGTACGACGGCTACGCCCGCAACGCCGAGTCCCACAAGCGCGTCATGAAGCAGCACGCCGACGCCAACGCCGTCGCGCCGCGCACCGAGGACCTGGACAACAGCATCTGGGCCGCGGCCACCGAGGCCTGGCAGGACGTGCTGCGCCTCGGCGAGAAGAACGGCTTCCGCAACTCCCAGGCCTCCGTCCTCGCGCCGACCGGCACCATCGGTCTCGCGATGTCCTGCGACACCACCGGTGTCGAGCCGGACCTGGCCCTGGTCAAGTTCAAGAAGCTCGTCGGCGGCGGCTCGATGCAGATCGTCAACGGCACCGTCCCGCAGGCCCTGCGCCGCCTGGGTTACCAGGAGGAGCAGATCGAGGCGATCGTCTCGCACATCGCCGAGCACGGTGTGGTCGTCGACGCCCCGGGCCTGAAGGCCGAGCACTACTCGGTGTTCGACTGCGCCATGGGCGAGCGCTCCATCTCCGCGATGGGCCACGTCCGCATGATGGCCGCGATCCAGCCGTGGATCTCCGGCGCGATCTCGAAGACGGTCAACATGCCGGAGACGGCGACCGTCGAGGAGATCGAGGAGATCTACTTCGAGGCGTGGAAGATGGGCGTCAAGGCGCTCGCGATCTACCGCGACAACTGCAAGGTCGGCCAGCCCCTCTCCGCGAAGAAGAAGGAGCAGGAGAAGGAAGAGGTCACCGCCAAGGCGGAGGAGACCATCCGCGCCACCGTCGAGAAGGTCATCGAGTACCGCCCCGTCCGCAAGCGTCTCCCCAAGGGCCGCCCGGGCATCACCACCTCCTTCACGGTCGGCGGCGCCGAGGGCTACATGACGGCGAACTCCTACCCGGACGACGGCCTGGGCGAGGTCTTCCTGAAGATGTCCAAGCAGGGCTCGACCCTCGCGGGCATGATGGACGCCTTCTCGATCGCCGTCTCGGTCGGTCTGCAGTACGGCGTTCCGCTCGAGACGTACGTCTCGAAGTTCACGAACATGCGCTTCGAGCCGGCCGGCATGACGGACGACCCGGACGTGCGGATGGCGCAGTCGATCGTCGACTACATCTTCCGCCGCCTGGCGCTGGACTTCCTGCCCTTCGAGACCCGCTCGGCCCTCGGCATCCACACCGCCGAGGAGCGCCAGCGTCACCTGGACACCGGCTCCTACGAGCCGCTCGATGACGAGCTGGACACCGAGTCCCTGATGCAGGCGGCCCCGCTGGCCGCGGTCCCGTCGGCCCCGAAGCCGGTCATGACTCCCTCCGTCCCGTCCCCGAAGACGGCGCACAGCAGCGCGGAACTGGTCGAGATGCAGCTCGGCGTCTCCGCCGACGCCCCGCTCTGCTTCTCCTGCGGTACGAAGATGCAGCGTGCCGGCTCCTGCTACATCTGCGAGGGCTGCGGCTCGACGAGCGGCTGCAGCTGA
- a CDS encoding arylamine N-acetyltransferase family protein, with amino-acid sequence MWSGDELDLDAYLERIGYQEEREASGELRPDLRTLYAVHRAHTAAITFESLDVLLGRPVALDLKAIEGKLVHARRGGYCYEQNSLLAAALERIGFEVSGRGARNRTRGDSVLAVTHAVLVVTVAGEPWLCDAGFGFQGPREPVPLARPGTEVRQGEWTYRVREEEGGVLVLCLLRGDTWRDLYAFSPQHYHPVDYVVLNHYSSTHPTSSFTGRLIVQRPGDGVRQALVGRELTRLHPDGRIEQEIIGPHELLAALDREFGLRLPDRDAAELVRIDRAED; translated from the coding sequence ATGTGGAGCGGTGACGAGCTGGACCTGGACGCGTATCTGGAGCGGATCGGATATCAGGAGGAACGGGAGGCGTCCGGGGAACTCCGGCCCGACCTCCGCACGTTGTACGCAGTGCACCGCGCTCACACCGCCGCCATCACCTTCGAGAGTCTGGACGTCCTGCTCGGCCGCCCCGTCGCGCTGGACCTCAAGGCGATCGAGGGCAAGCTCGTGCACGCCCGCCGCGGAGGCTACTGCTACGAGCAGAACTCGCTGCTGGCCGCCGCCCTGGAGCGGATCGGGTTCGAGGTCTCCGGACGCGGTGCCCGGAACCGGACCCGCGGCGACTCCGTCCTCGCCGTGACGCACGCCGTCCTCGTCGTCACCGTCGCGGGTGAACCATGGCTGTGCGACGCGGGGTTCGGCTTCCAGGGACCTCGGGAACCGGTGCCGCTGGCGCGTCCGGGCACCGAGGTGCGGCAGGGCGAGTGGACGTACCGCGTCCGCGAGGAGGAGGGCGGCGTCCTCGTGCTGTGCCTGCTGCGTGGCGACACCTGGCGCGACCTGTACGCCTTCTCCCCGCAGCACTACCACCCGGTCGACTACGTCGTGCTCAACCACTACAGCTCCACCCACCCCACCTCCTCGTTCACCGGGCGGCTGATCGTCCAGCGACCGGGCGACGGCGTCCGCCAGGCGCTCGTCGGGCGGGAACTCACCCGACTGCACCCCGACGGCCGCATCGAGCAGGAGATCATCGGTCCGCACGAGCTGCTCGCCGCGCTCGACCGGGAGTTCGGGCTTCGGCTGCCCGATCGGGACGCGGCGGAACTGGTACGGATCGACCGCGCCGAGGACTGA
- a CDS encoding DUF1152 domain-containing protein, whose protein sequence is MTALHSNPLFDRLADAESILVTGAGGGFDIYAGLPVALSLMHQGKRVQLANLSFSTLAGLPTEAWVAPDLAAVTPDSAPHLSYFPERTLAQWLAIHGYPDTVYAFPQTGVQPLRAAYRELVDLHRIDAIVLVDGGTDILMRGDEAGLGTPEEDLTSVAALAALEDVPERLVVSVGFGVDAYHGVSHGLVLENIAALERAGAYLGAFSIPRATREGALFLDAVAHAQDRTPDRPSIVNGSIAAAVRGSFGDVQFTSRTRGSELFVNPLMSLCFAFDLPGLAARCLYLDRIEDTHLIRQVQSRIAEFREELVTRPSRRIPH, encoded by the coding sequence ATGACGGCACTGCACTCCAACCCGCTCTTCGACCGCCTCGCCGACGCCGAAAGCATTCTGGTCACGGGTGCGGGTGGCGGATTCGACATCTACGCCGGCCTCCCCGTCGCCCTGTCCCTCATGCACCAGGGCAAGCGGGTCCAGCTGGCGAACCTCTCCTTCAGCACGCTCGCCGGACTGCCCACCGAGGCGTGGGTGGCTCCCGACCTCGCCGCCGTCACCCCCGACTCCGCACCGCACCTGTCCTACTTCCCCGAGCGGACCCTGGCCCAGTGGCTGGCGATCCACGGCTACCCGGACACCGTGTACGCCTTCCCGCAGACCGGGGTGCAGCCGTTGCGCGCCGCCTACCGCGAGCTGGTCGACCTCCACCGCATCGACGCGATCGTCCTGGTCGACGGCGGCACGGACATCCTGATGCGGGGTGACGAGGCGGGCCTCGGAACCCCCGAGGAGGACCTCACCAGCGTGGCCGCCTTGGCCGCTCTGGAGGACGTACCGGAACGTCTCGTCGTGTCGGTGGGCTTCGGCGTGGACGCGTACCACGGGGTCAGCCACGGCCTGGTGCTGGAGAACATCGCGGCGCTGGAGCGCGCGGGCGCCTACCTCGGCGCGTTCTCCATACCGCGCGCCACCAGGGAGGGCGCGCTCTTCCTCGACGCGGTGGCCCACGCCCAGGACCGGACGCCGGACCGGCCCAGCATCGTGAACGGCTCGATCGCCGCGGCGGTCCGGGGCTCCTTCGGCGACGTGCAGTTCACCAGCCGCACGCGGGGCAGCGAGCTCTTCGTGAACCCGCTGATGTCCCTGTGCTTCGCCTTCGACCTGCCGGGCCTGGCCGCGCGCTGCCTCTACCTGGACCGCATCGAGGACACCCACCTGATACGCCAGGTCCAATCCCGGATCGCCGAGTTCCGCGAGGAGCTGGTCACCCGCCCCTCCCGCCGCATCCCCCACTGA
- the lexA gene encoding transcriptional repressor LexA, with protein sequence MTTTADSAAITAQNRSQSRLEPVHAMNDANLNPDAEPVVRPARSLPGRPPGIRADSSGLTDRQRRVIEVIRDSVQRRGYPPSMREIGQAVGLSSTSSVAHQLMALERKGFLRRDPHRPRAYEVRGSDQPSSQPTDTTGKPAASYVPLVGRIAAGGPILAEESVEDVFPLPRQLVGDGELFVLKVVGDSMIEAAICDGDWVTVRRQPVAENGDIVAAMLDGEATVKRFKREDGHVWLLPHNAAYQPIPGDEATILGKVVAVLRRV encoded by the coding sequence GTGACCACCACCGCAGACAGTGCCGCCATCACTGCCCAGAACCGCTCCCAGAGCCGACTTGAGCCGGTGCATGCCATGAACGACGCAAACCTGAACCCGGATGCGGAGCCCGTAGTACGCCCCGCACGCTCTCTGCCAGGTCGACCTCCAGGCATCCGCGCCGACAGCTCCGGGCTCACGGACCGGCAGCGGAGGGTCATCGAGGTCATTCGCGACTCCGTGCAGCGTCGGGGTTACCCGCCGTCGATGCGGGAGATCGGCCAGGCGGTCGGCCTGTCCAGCACCTCGTCGGTCGCACACCAGCTGATGGCCTTGGAGCGCAAGGGCTTCCTGCGGCGTGACCCGCACCGCCCGCGGGCCTACGAGGTACGCGGCTCCGACCAGCCGAGCTCGCAGCCCACGGACACCACCGGCAAGCCCGCCGCCTCCTACGTTCCCCTGGTCGGCCGGATCGCGGCCGGCGGCCCGATCCTCGCCGAGGAGTCGGTCGAGGACGTCTTCCCGCTCCCCCGCCAGCTGGTCGGCGACGGCGAGCTCTTCGTCCTGAAGGTCGTCGGCGACTCGATGATCGAGGCCGCCATCTGCGACGGCGACTGGGTCACGGTACGTCGCCAGCCGGTCGCGGAGAACGGTGACATCGTCGCCGCGATGCTCGACGGCGAAGCCACGGTCAAGCGTTTCAAGCGCGAGGACGGCCATGTCTGGCTCCTCCCGCACAACGCCGCCTACCAGCCGATTCCCGGCGACGAGGCGACCATCCTCGGCAAGGTCGTCGCGGTACTGCGTCGGGTCTGA
- a CDS encoding ADP-ribosylglycohydrolase family protein yields the protein MTPDSTPERRYARAMASLRGLALGDALGSQYFVPVNYPLLKRRELPTGAEAWQWTDDTEMACSVVAVLAEHGRIDQDALASSFAHHHDFDRGYGPAVNRMLRLVREGEDWRTLAAALFNGQGSWGNGAAMRIAPLGAWYADDPEQATHQAEISAYTTHQHREAVCGAMAVAAAAAIAASTDAPPKASDLLDGVIALVPRSAVGAGLRRARDMLDYGDATTVAAVLGCGRRTSAHDTVPFALWSAARALDDYEKAFWTTAQVGGDVDTTCAIVGGVLGARGDAALPAAWLARTEALPAWLPEVAVG from the coding sequence ATGACGCCTGATTCCACTCCCGAACGGCGCTACGCGCGCGCCATGGCCAGCCTCCGAGGGCTGGCGCTGGGTGACGCCCTCGGCTCCCAGTACTTCGTCCCCGTGAACTACCCACTGCTCAAGCGGCGCGAGCTGCCCACCGGCGCCGAGGCGTGGCAGTGGACCGACGACACCGAGATGGCCTGCTCGGTGGTGGCCGTGCTGGCCGAGCACGGGCGGATCGACCAGGACGCGCTCGCGAGTTCCTTCGCCCACCACCACGACTTCGACCGCGGCTACGGGCCGGCGGTGAACCGGATGCTGCGACTGGTGCGGGAAGGCGAGGACTGGCGCACGCTGGCCGCCGCACTCTTCAACGGGCAGGGCTCGTGGGGCAACGGCGCCGCCATGCGGATCGCACCGCTGGGCGCCTGGTACGCCGACGACCCGGAGCAGGCCACCCACCAGGCGGAGATCTCCGCCTACACCACCCACCAGCACCGCGAGGCCGTGTGCGGGGCGATGGCGGTCGCCGCGGCGGCAGCCATCGCCGCGAGCACCGACGCCCCGCCGAAGGCCTCCGACCTGCTGGACGGGGTGATCGCACTGGTGCCGCGCAGCGCGGTGGGCGCCGGGCTGCGACGTGCGCGGGACATGCTGGACTACGGCGACGCCACCACGGTCGCGGCGGTCCTGGGCTGCGGGCGGCGTACGAGCGCGCACGACACCGTGCCGTTCGCCCTGTGGTCGGCGGCGCGGGCGCTGGACGACTACGAGAAGGCGTTCTGGACCACCGCGCAGGTGGGCGGCGACGTCGACACGACCTGCGCGATCGTCGGCGGGGTGCTGGGCGCGCGCGGGGACGCCGCACTGCCCGCCGCATGGCTGGCGCGTACCGAGGCCCTGCCGGCCTGGCTGCCGGAGGTCGCGGTGGGCTGA